Proteins encoded within one genomic window of Anopheles gambiae chromosome 3, idAnoGambNW_F1_1, whole genome shotgun sequence:
- the LOC5668181 gene encoding RNA polymerase II subunit B1 CTD phosphatase Rpap2 gives MVINCQTVGLFTSHLQLQKKGKQIAKPKANRPRNQVKMWNEDLNVFTNDQTPKQPATKVNRAKLPKRARNFSKEQLQKALRKKKECNDKAQRVVETLIEPGRTEDELLTLLKDINQCHMEDIVQERAIVKICGYPLCDNELKNIPKQQYVISVTQNKVFDITERKNFCSGDCYKASNYIKQQMLTSPLWLRDQEDIPKFRLITGRQLVYRETDVKKPLQPDELLFGELKIVERRYAPEQQEAILREASEEMEQETPHISEQPGTAVQDVVGMEEELGSVLSKLQI, from the exons ATGGTAATCAACTGTCAAAcggttggtttgtttacatcccATTTGCAactccaaaaaaaaggaaagcaaattgCAAAACCGAAAGCAAATCGGCCACGAAATCAAGTTAAAATGTGGAATGAAGATTTGAATGTTTTCACGAATGACCAAACACCCAAGCAGCCGGCAACAAAGGTAAATCGAGCGAAGTTGCCGAAACGGGCGCGGAATTTTAG TAAGGAACAGCTTCAGAAAGCTCTGCGTAAGAAAAAGGAATGCAACGACAAGGCACAGCGTGTGGTGGAAACGCTTATCGAGCCGGGACGCACGGAGGATGAGCTGCTCACACTGCTGAAGGACATCAACCAATGCCACATGGAGGACATTGTACAGGAGCGGGCGATTGTGAAGATCTGTGGCTATCCGCTGTGTGACAATGAACTGAAAAA CATCCCGAAGCAACAGTACGTCATATCGGTCACGCAGAACAAGGTGTTCGACATTACGGAGAGGAAAAACTTTTGCAGCGGCGACTGCTACAAAGCGTCCAACTACATCAAGCAGCAGATGCTGACGAGCCCGCTTTGGCTGCGGGACCAGGAGGACATTCCGAAATTCCGGCTCATTACCGGGCGGCAGCTGGTGTACCGGGAGACGGATGTGAAAAAGCCGCTGCAACCGGACGAATTGTTGTTTGGGGAGTTGAAAATTGTAGAAAGAAGGTACGCACCGGAGCAACAGGAAGCAATACTCAGGGAAGCATCGGAAGAGATGGAGCAGGAAACACCGCACATATCCGAGCAACCGGGAACGGCGGTACAGGACGTTGTTGGGATGGAAGAGGAATTGGGCAGTGTACTGTCCAAGTTACAGATTTaa
- the LOC1277546 gene encoding zinc finger protein 33B: MQCRVCLKQGTSDEDGQTASLFQSYINGLTIGELLNDLFGVQIAEDDSFPQSICARCHIELQMVSMFRDRLLTSDSTLRTSAQLHSDGTLCAETYVEESIASCTATSATRESLEQDSTTIERLTACLCSDCGKQIDDTEPTYLFQQSGCPSGTNTGRVMCQACYQRLNDLECNAAEQEEPSLVIDLLPLEASNLRFCCVTHCSQSFTDEPALIKHAQEMHAIKLRKNRENQEPGRPFKCHVCFRAFGSSKNLRVHQLVRSNVHIRNFACKLCCFRAGSSAALTIHERTHTGERPFACELCEKRFYSEANLKSHQICHRDEQPFECCYCEKRFARKRNMKEHLQLCHSEEKPYQCGECSARFKTGQHLRLHQRLHTGEKPYACSLCSKRFYHISDRKRHELSHVGAKPFSCGICGASYTRKHALSMHERTHTGEQPFGCAECGRRFTQAVLLKRHVARCGHGGNHLASKQQGGLSGEED; this comes from the exons ATGCAGTGTAGAGTGTGTTTGAAACAGGGCACAAGCGATGAGGACGGACAAACGGCGTCACTTTTCCAATCGTACATAAATGGCTTAACAATCGGAGAGTTGCTGAACGATTTGTTCGGTGTACAG ATAGCAGAAGATGATTCGTTTCCACAAAGCATCTGCGCAAGATGCCACATCGAGCTGCAAATGGTGTCGATGTTTCGGGACCGATTGCTAACCTCAGACAGCACTCTGCGCACATCGGCCCAGCTGCACAGCGATGGGACACTGTGTGCAGAAACGTATGTCGAGGAATCTATCGCATCGTGCACAGCAACGTCTGCTACGCGAGAATCGTTGGAACAAGATTCTACCACGATCGAACGGCTAACGGCCTGTCTATGTAGCGATTGTGGGAAGCAGATCGACGACACCGAACCGACGTATCTGTTTCAGCAGAGCGGCTGTCCTTCGGGTACGAACACGGGTAGAGTGATGTGTCAAGCATGCTACCAGCGATTAAACGACCTGGAATGTAATGCTGCTGAGCAAGAGGAACCTTCACTAGTCATCGATCTACTGCCCCTGGAGGCATCAAATCTTCGTTTCTGCTGCGTTACACACTGCTCTCAGAGCTTCACCGACGAACCAGCGCTGATAAAACACGCGCAGGAAATGCACGCAATTAAGCTACGCAAAAATCGCGAAAATCAAGAGCCAGGAAGACCGTTCAAGTGCCACGTGTGCTTTCGAGCGTTTGGGTCGTCGAAGAATTTGCGCGTTCATCAGCTGGTTCGCTCGAACGTGCACATCCGCAATTTCGCGTGCAAGCTGTGCTGCTTCCGGGCCGGCAGCTCAGCAGCACTGACGATCCACGAACGGACCCACACCGGCGAGCGTCCGTTTGCGTGCGAGCTGTGCGAAAAGCGCTTCTACTCGGAGGCAAATCTGAAGTCCCATCAAATCTGCCACCGTGACGAGCAGCCGTTCGAATGTTGCTACTGTGAGAAGCGGTTTGCTCGGAAGCGAAACATGAAGGAGCATCTGCAGCTGTGCCACTCGGAGGAGAAACCGTACCAGTGTGGTGAGTGTAGTGCCCGCTTTAAAACGGGCCAGCACTTACGGTTGCATCAACGGTTGCACACGGGCGAGAAACCGTACGCCTGTAGCTTGTGTTCGAAACGATTCTATCACATTTCGGACCGAAAGCGGCACGAGTTGTCGCACGTGGGAGCAAAACCGTTTAGCTGCGGGATTTGTGGCGCATCGTAcacgcgcaagcacgcactgtCGATGCACGAGCGGACGCATACGGGCGAGCAGCCGTTCGGTTGCGCAGAATGTGGAAGACGGTTTACGCAAGCTGTTTTGCTGAAGAGGCATGTAGCGCGTTGTGGTCATGGTGGAAATCATTTGGCGAGCAAACAGCAGGGCGGTCTGTCTGGTGAAGAGGATTAA
- the LOC1277542 gene encoding RNA-binding protein 39, which yields MKSTTFYDHETRKEHHISDKMAADDELNNEVLNLLEAPYNKEDDAAASPVENGATTNGEKKSKENGHSKSSRHRSRSRERERERERDRDRERDRERERERDRERDRDGEKASKKHRSGSPGRNRDKERRRSKDRSKSRSPARRDRSKDRSKEKDRGKSDHHRREVVVEKRRSRDRVDHRRRSRERDYRRRSRSRDGGRGMGRGRRSMSPKPYRGRGRGGSGYYRDRSPLEEMSQEDRDARTVFCMQLSQRIHARDLEEFFSSVGKVRDVRLITCNKTKRFKGIAYIEFKDPESVALALGLSGQKLLGIPISVQHTQAEKNRMASQPPVAPPKNPSGPMRLYVGSLHFNITEDMLNGIFEPFGKIDNIQLIMDADTGRSKGYGFITFHNADDAKKALEQLNGFELAGRPMKVGNVTERLDVTTHASLDTDEMDRSGIELGATGRLQLMFKLAEGAGLAVPRAAADALLATAPQPVPQQPIMQSPPIATQCFLLSNMFDPATETNPNWDLEIQDDVIEECNKHGGVQHVYVDKQSPSGNVYVKCPSIATAVLAVNALHGRWFAGRVIGAAYVPLINYYNLFPEAAQSVTMLQPKRSG from the exons ATGAAAAGTACCACATTTTACGATCACGAAACACGGAAAGAGCACCACATCTCGGACAAGATGGCGGCGGATGACGAGCTCAATAATGAGGTGCTGAATCTGCTAGAGGCGCCCTACAACAAGGAG GATGATGCTGCCGCCTCGCCGGTAGAAAATGGCGCCACAAcgaatggagagaaaaaatctAAGGAAAATGGCCATAGCAAATCCTCACG CCATCGCAGTCGTTCGCGCGAACGCGAAAGAGAACGTGAGCGGGACCGTGATCGTGAGCGCGACCGTGAACGGGAGCGTGAGCGTGACCGTGAACGCGATCGGGACGGTGAAAAGGCCTCCAAAAAGCATCGCTCCGGTTCGCCCGGCCGTAACCGCGACAAGGAGCGCCGTCGCAGCAAGGATCGCAGCAAGTCCCGTTCGCCAGCGCGCCGCGACCGTTCGAAGGACCGCTCGAAGGAAAAGGACCGCGGCAAGAGCGATCACCATCGGCGGGAGGTAGTGGTTGAGAAGCGGCGATCTCGTGATCGCGTTGATCATCGGCGCCGCTCTCGCGAACGAGACTATCGCCGTCGCAGCCGCTCGAGGGACGGTGGACGGGGCATGGGCCGTGGCCGTCGCTCGATGTCCCCCAAACCCTACCGGGGAAGGGGACGAGGTGGCTCCGGCTACTACCGCGATCGATCGCCGCTGGAAGAGATGAGCCAGGAGGATCGGGATGCGCGTACCGTCTTCTGCATGCAGCTGTCCCAGCGCATCCATGCGCGCGACCTGGAAGAGTTCTTCTCGAGCGTAGGCAAGGTGCGCGACGTCCGTCTGATCACATGCAACAAAACGAAGCGCTTCAAGGGTATCGCCTACATTGAGTTTAAGGATCCCGAGTCGGTCGCGCTGGCGCTGGGGCTGTCCGGCCAGAAGCTGCTCGGCATACCGATCAGCGTGCAGCACACGCAGGCGGAAAAGAACCGTATGGCCAGCCAGCCGCCGGTTGCACCGCCCAAGAACCCGTCCGGCCCGATGCGTCTGTACGTGGGCTCGCTGCATTTCAACATCACGGAGGATATGCTGAACGGTATCTTCGAACCGTTCGGCAAGATCGATAACATCCAGCTCATCATGGATGCCGACACGGGACGCTCGAAGGGCTACGGATTTATCACA TTCCACAATGCCGACGATGCGAAAAAAGCACTGGAACAGCTGAACGGATTCGAGCTAGCAGGACGCCCGATGAAGGTGGGCAACGTGACGGAACGGTTGGACGTAACTACGCACGCCTCGCTGGACACGGACGAGATGGACCGCAGCGGCATCGAGCTGGGCGCAACCGGACGGCTGCAGCTTATGTTCAAGCTAGCCGAGGGGGCCGGTCTGGCCGTGCCGCGGGCGGCAGCCGACGCACTGCTCGCCACTGCCCCGCAGCCCGTACCGCAGCAACCGATCATGCAGTCGCCTCCGATCGCCACCCAGTGCTTCCTGCTGTCGAACATGTTCGACCCGGCGACCGAAACCAACCCAAACTGGGATCTGGAGATACAGGACGACGTGATAGAGGAGTGCAACAAGCACGGCGGCGTGCAGCACGTGTACGTGGACAAGCAGTCGCCCTCGGGCAACGTGTACGTCAAGTGTCCCAGCATCGCGACGGCCGTGCTCGCCGTCAACGCACTGCACGGGCGGTGGTTTGCGGGGCGCGTGATCGGGGCGGCCTACGTACCGCTGATCAACTATTACAACCTGTTCCCGGAAGCGGCCCAGTCCGTTACCATGCTGCAGCCGAAGCGATCCGGTTGA
- the LOC1277543 gene encoding uncharacterized protein LOC1277543 yields MAQQVQHVFKATLAKTAGQRAMSTGIIGALDGGSAAKKTATQSSGLHMSVQRSYPLAAALPLPPNIDASETRRFSPLRSRDINATALLTHQSYAPNAGLIDVTVDMSNGGQQGAVDPHVESYDCTGAVSLNSSMQSNVPSPFGGMHKFTHLNMPGGAWAQESKFLSHELNSSHYTNLRQEVRSDWSSYEDRPIKTEGTQQHQLVAGGLLARSRSWPGGVQLGSGGSVNSFSSGSSSRAFSLSSSHLLAVSFARSNKASASGSAGEQNSEGKGVANEEQVVPVSRKDRLKKAIKEYGSTVLVFHVSISLASLGTCYLLVSSGIDMVSLLERMGWGDSALASKAGAGAGTFVIAYAIHKVFAPVRISITLGATPLIVRYLRRKGILKPPAGSSSSPASSKPTEQS; encoded by the exons ATGGCGCAGCAAGTGCAGCACGTATTCAAGGCCACACTGGCCAAAACGGCGGGCCAAAGGGCGATGTCTACCGGAATCATCGGCGCGTTGGATGGTG GTTCGGCGGCGAAGAAGACCGCAACACAATCGTCCGGACTGCACATGTCCGTGCAGCGCAGCTATCCGCTGGCGGCCGCACTTCCACTTCCCCCGAACATCGATGCATCGGAAACGAGACGCTTTTCGCCGTTGCGCTCGCGCGACATTAACGCGACGGCGCTGCTGACGCACCAATCGTACGCACCGAACGCCGGGCTGATCGACGTAACGGTGGACATGAGCAATGGTGGCCAGCAGGGTGCGGTCGATCCGCACGTCGAATCGTACGACTGTACCGGCGCGGTCAGCCTGAACTCGTCGATGCAGAGCAACGTGCCGAGCCCGTTCGGCGGCATGCACAAATTTACGCATCTGAACATGCCTGGCGGTGCCTGGGCGCAGGAGAGCAAGTTCCTGTCGCACGAGCTGAACTCGTCGCACTACACCAACCTGCGGCAGGAGGTGCGCTCCGACTGGAGCAGCTACGAGGACCGTCCGATCAAGACGGAAGGtacgcagcagcaccagctggtAGCGGGTGGTTTGTTGGCACGCTCGCGCTCATGGCCGGGGGGTGTGCAGTTAGGGTCGGGGGGATCGGTCAATTCGTTTTCCagcggtagtagtagtagggcCTTTTCGCTAAGCTCGTCACACCTATTGGCAGTTTCGTTTGCACGCTCTAACAAAGCTTCTGCTAGTGGCAGTGCAGGGGAGCAAAATTCTGAGGGAAAGGGTGTGGCTAATGAGGAACAGGTTGTCCCCGTCTCGCGCAAAGATCGGCTCAAGAAGGCGATCAAGGAGTACGGCTCCACCGTGCTCGTGTTCCACGTCAGCATTAGTCTGGCGTCGCTGGGCACCTGTTATCTGCTGGTATCGAG CGGAATAGATATGGTGTCGCTGTTGGAACGCATGGGCTGGGGCGATTCGGCGTTGGCCAGCAAGGCGGGTGCCGGCGCCGGCACGTTCGTCATCGCTTACGCCATCCACAAGGTGTTTGCGCCGGTGCGCATCAGCATCACGCTCGGTGCGACACCGCTCATCGTGCGCTACCTGCGCCGGAAGGGCATCCTGAAGCCACCAGCCGGCAGCTCGTCGTCCCCAGCATCATCGAAGCCGACTGAACAATCTTAG